The DNA window CCATCCACTATACAATGTTGTCTTTGAACGTTCCATTGAAGCACTTGATTTCTTTAGGGGGAAATAGGTAAACTCTTCCCCTTCACCTCTGCGTAGCAATAGCATATTGTCATACTCGTAATACCTTAAAACTCACGTGGCTGTCtactcttcctttttctttatcgGATTTATCTTGTATGCATAACGATCCAGGATTTAATTAGCCTATCTCATGGTTTCAAGTTTTGTCTCCCCTTGTATTTGTGAGTGTCCGAGTTAGCTTGCATGCACCTTCACTATTTTCACACTGCAACTGCTGGACCTTACTACATTTTGTCGATTATGAAACTCGTAGGGTATTAAATCTTAGGTAGATAATTGCCATGACTTGAATTCACTCTCTCTAAGTTCTTCAGCATCTCAATGTCAACTCCATATCTCCATCAAGCTTAGTTAATCATAGCCATGGAGAAGGGAACTTTGCTTGTTAACTATTTTCCTTTACCATTGGTGCCAAGAGGCTAAAGCTACTCTTTGTAATGTTTGCTTATCTCAAAAGGAAATTAGGATCAAGTTgcactaaaaaaacaaaataattagcAAACTCCTGCAGAATCATTCTTGAAGACGGTCCTGAAGATCTTGTCCTATTCCAAAACAATTCGTATCCTAAATTTACGAATCGTTTTGGAAAAGAGGCAATGAAAAGAATCTTACTTAACTtgagcttttaatttttagtatatatttAAGAGACGGTAGCAGGTTGAAGGAAGTTGGAGATGTTTagtatttgaaatttttcctTGCATAGAACTAGGATGCCCATTACTCCCATGTGTTGTAATATGCTCTAACTGTCAGCCTAAGATTACAAAATCCTATTAACTCAGTTCTTGGCTTTGATCCCATTTGGTAAGCTTATTAAAGACTTCAAGGACACAGTTTCTGAGGGATCTGTTCAAGCAAGGTCATATctatagggaaaaaaaatgcatCACTATCCTATTATATTTAGCATTTTCAACTCCTTTGTTCGATCGAATCAACAAAAGCTAGGATTAGTATAGACGTCACTCTAGAGTGTCGTTTTGTTTTAGACATTTAGAGCTCAAGATTAGGAATGAATCAAACTAATGATCTTTCTACATCATAGAGGTTTGAAGCTGCTCCAAAAGCTTAGTTATTTtacttctttcccttttctatCATCTTCTGCTTAGGACAATTTGTATCTATCAGGTGCTTAATCTTTACTTTTTCTGGTAAGAATGTTGTGTTCATGGTTACATTTTTCTTATGctcttcttcaaaatctaaCATTCCCAATGCAATTTGGATCagtaaaaggaaagaaatgaaatggaacTCTTAGAATTTGGTGAATCTGAAATGGATTTCAATGAAATTGAAGGCAAGATTCAGTCCTCAGGAAAAACAGGCTTATTCCAACATAACCAAGAAGTGTATTATTAAAACAAGTTTCATCTTTGCAGGATTGATTGACTTCTAAACGTGCCCCTAGAGCTTCCAGTGCAGAATGGTGGCCACATCCTTTACCTAACAAAGAAAGAGTAACATTTTGGTAGAGTAAAAAGgtgaaaagtaaaaagtaaaacaaagaaaaaaagagatggcaaacaagaaaaagtaaCTTTTTAGAACTGGAGTTACTAATGAActccatttcaaatttattgtcGAACTTATATACCAGGAAAGACAATTACACAACGAAAGTACATCATACGAAGAAAATCAGTGAGAAAAACCAGATCGATCCGCCGATAATAGATGGTGTTCATACAGACAAAGACGGAGTAAAGCTGAAATCAAGCCCCCAGAGCTCGAAAGTTCCATTAACGAAGTCGTAGTGACCACCCTTGAGTCCAAGAGTTCCATTCACCAAACCATCCCTAACAAATGGATAGGTTAGCAGATTCCCAAGTGATACACCAACTGCTTCCTGCATTtacaaagaaatagaaaaccaTGTTATGAACTTTCAATAGAAAACCCATTGGTtcactttcctttttgtttctctatATTTGATTCTGAAGTGCAAAAAAAGGGCtttattttaccttttcaCAGTGTCCACACATTTCCCCAAGATCAGCACCACCGTGCTGTGATTTCACCTTGGCCTTAGCAGGCAAACCAATTTTCACCCATTCTTCAATGAAATCACTGTGTTTCCAGTCACAAATGTGAGTTCGAGTCAGTTTGTTACCAAGAAACCGTCATTTAGAGCAAAAATACAGTCGAAAACATGTTCGGGTAActgttcttttccttttaaagtAGTTTTCAATCGTTCTCTTTTAGTGTAACAACACGAGTTTCTCTTCTAGATTTGACGATGAGATATTGAAGTGAACAAGTAGAGGGCTTACGTCGAGTAGTTTCCATCAAATGGGAAAGTCATGAGACCCTTAATACCACCACAGGCACTGTGACCAATCACAACAATGTATTGCACCTGCACCACAAAAACCATTCATTCATCAACCAATTTTACTGTTTATTACTGTAAATGGtgaatttaaagttgtttgtTTATGTACCTTGAGATGCAGAACAGCATATTCAATGGCAGATCCAGTTCCTGAAAACTTGCTCTGTTTGCAACAGAATTATATCAGAAATGTCAGAGATTCAGATTtgaacacaaacaaacacaaaatggAGCCAAACCTGATCATATGGAGGAACCAAATTGGCAACATTTCTGACCACAAAGGCCTCTCCTGGTTGGAAATCGAGAACATGTGATGGACACACTCTTGAATCAGAGCAAGCAAACACCATAAACTGCATTTTTCATTACGAAATCGAATCAAATCCAACTCGAATGAACCGATCAAACGTCCcaataaaaaggaaatgagAAAAAACTAAGTGATTGATACCTTGGGGCTTTGGCCCTTTGCAAGCTCTCCATACAATTCTGGGTTCTTgctgaagaacaaagaaaaaagtgaaTGGTTTTCGGCTTCGAAAACTATGGTCGAACGTTTGATAACTGTTCGTGTTATTGCATAAATCGAACGTGAAACGGAAGGCTTACTCATATTTCTCCTTCTTGAAGTGAATGAAACCAGATTTGATTCTCTCAACAGGATCAAAGGGTGGTTTGCCTCCATCGGGAGTCTTCAATTCTGCTGTTATCTGTTCCACCTTTGATGTTGCTGTAGCTTTCAAATCTCCCTTCTCTCTGCACccacaaataaatatttattaattagaaaataaaatttttcaaaaaatatatatactttaatttatattcaattttaaaggTACCTGAGGAGCTTCTCCAAAGCTTGAATGGCTTCCTCATATGAACCATTCCCCATATCTTCTGTCTACAATATTCAATTCCCACaaagaaattaccaaaaaagggtaatataagaacaaaatgttcttaaaattatatttttgatgGGTAgagcataaataaataaataaataaaataaccgAGTCATTGCTTTCGAACAAAATTTCAGCTCATAAAATACCAAACAAGACTTAGagttttgtaaaatttagagcTTAACTTGGTCTGAAATTGGCCGACTAACTTCTgctaaatttataaagagatGATATATAACGTAAGCATTATGTAATGAGATTTATGAGCTATGAGTTAAGTGAAAGGGAACAAATGGAGTGAAATTATGCTGCCATGCACTACGTTACGTGTCAATTACATTTTGATCGGTTACATTTTAACAAATAGAACAGTGAATCAAATGTTGCCACATGTCCTCATACTTGTCACGTTGGACAAAATAGTTGGTGGCTCATACGAGGAATTCACGTGACATGCACGTGTACTTAGTTCATTagttcaaaagtaaaagaaaatgacatccACCTCATTTCTCACTTCACCTACTATTactttatgaaaatttaaacctttttaacttaaaaaaaaatatacataaacCTATTAACTTTACTATAATTTAAgtagttaaaataaattaacatcCAAAACATCACGtgttttttaacttaaaaaaaaaaagtgaaaatttgaaggtgggtgaagaaagaaagagacagATCTATAAGAGAAATTGTGGGTTTTATTGTGACAAGTGTACTTTCTCTTATACTCTCTctcctattattattattaattaagtaatgaattaaaaagaaagaataaaggacagaattgttttgttttttggtataaataaggaacatagtaaaaaaaaatccacaaaCTAACACTCTCCAACTAACTAACTAACTAAATCATGCCAACTTAATTAAACCCactaataataacaataataataaatcactAAAATGGAGTGGCATGCATGAATTATGTACAACACCAAAATGGTAAAAATGAGGCACCATTCGAATCTGCATCGAACGATTATTAAAAGACGGATAGATAGAGGGGAGGTGGAGCGTACCCAAGTGGGAGTGATGAGAGGGGAAGGGGCAGCGAAAACAGGCCTGTTTTGGATGAGGTTAGGGACAGAAGGAGAGGGGTTGTTGAGCTTTGCAGAGACACAAGGACGAACgttggaagaggaagaagaagaggaagaggaaggtTTGTTGAGAGAACGAAGAGAGTGAAGGCAAGTGTTAATGGAAGCCATTGTGCAATAAGCTAAGCCACCCTAAACTCTCTATTCCCTCGCCCTATTATACAAACACTCCCTTTTTTAAAAGCCCTTTTGGATAATGAAAGCGAACCCACAATCAACCACAGCTTCTTCTTTCCCAGATCACGTTTGGGCGTTCCacattcctctctctctctctcctccttaACCATTTCACAACCTACCATACTCCTACCTTCTACGTACACCAAGGGCATTTTCGTCATTTCATCTCAATATCCCCGAGctaaaatgaaccaaaattgaaaatatagaGACCAAAATAAAGATTTTAGAAATACCCAGacaaaaatgaaccaaaaccaTGCCaaacctaaaataatattaacaaaagTTAAGGCATGAGACTAGATCTGTctgtatttatattatatttaaaagtaataagaaataatataaatactaTATGAAACTATATCCGACTGTTAATTAAAAACgatccaattaattaaatatccgactgtatttatattatatagtatAATTGTCTTTCTAAGCTACGATGCCTTTTTTCCACATATCCTATgaaatacaattttatttaattaatttcagcaaataaaatattaacgtATACATCAAATCTCTCTCAAGAATGatactaataattttatattattaaataaataataatatatattttttaaaatagtataaaatagaatttgaaaattgtatggttatttttaaaaacaaaagccaTCCTTATCCAGAATAAAGTGGGCAGTTAAAACCGTTATTTCTTAACTATTAATAGATGACGGTAAAAACATCATCCTCCCTAAATGACCATTTTGTCCCAACTCTTTGGAgtaataaaaagtcaaatctaaaaatataataatatgttttagattttttttttttgaaagtttaagaatattattgaaactctcgaaattttatagtatttttttttattaatttaatttattttttaaaattattttaacgaATTACGTTAATTTTACCTAGGTAGGATAAGGACaatatagataaaaaaaataaaaataaaaaataattatatgaatttgAAAAGAGGATGTTGAAATCCCAAAAGGGATATGTACCACAAAATGATGTGAGGCTTTGAGTGAGtgagaaacaaagaaagaatggGTAAGAAATGAGagattgaagaacaaaatggaTCACTCTCTCAACTCTATCCTCTCATTATCCCTCCTCTTATCTTCCTCCACCTAAAATCCAACCACTCCCCCATTCCCCCATTACTCTCTCCCGATTTTCTACGCCtcgtaaaataaaataataataataatacgtCTAATATTACGAAGAAATGGAGTAGATACtataagaacaaagaagaatcTATTTGCTGTTGAGGGTTTTGAGGAGAGAAGACTCGGATcgtggatttataagtaaggaatactgtGTCAGACCTCTTTGAGGAAACCAcaagtaaagccacgagaacTTAGGTTAAAAGTCAACCAAAGTCAAccatatgaaattttaaaatttataataaagaattagaaatttaaattttttttgaaaatcacTCCTAGTTctcttataaaatattgactACCATTTGTATCACTATTCGAAGATGCGTACCTTGGCTAATGGGCCGGAATATTATTGGGCTTGAATTGGGCCTTGGGAGAAACTAATTCAACCGCAACTTATTAATTAGGCCCACACAAACAGGCCCTAACTCCATATAGATTGGGCCTGGCAGCAGCCCGATTGTAGAAACTCGGTCGATCGCCGCTCTGAGATTCGGCAATTCCGTCGCCGACGATGAGGAGAATTTCACACGGACAAAGAATTGCGGCGGAGGATGACCGTCTCCGGCGAGAAGGAGGTGGAGTGACGGTGAAGGCACCGTCGCCCATGGCGGAGATGTTTATTCGTCAGAGTCTGtaagtagagagagagagaatggtgGTTCCATTGATATAGAATATTGAAACTGATACGTCGAGGTTGGAACAGAAAATGGCGAAGAGAGGAAGTAGGATGAATGTCGACATTTTCTTGACATAGTTTCGACTGTTTTCGATGAGTCGGACCGAGTGGGGGGCCAAGTGGCGCCCTTGAACGCACTCAATGAAGTAATATGGACCAATTATGGGCCATTTGCTTCAATATTTATTGGATCATACCTACAAAATTGGCCCGTCAATATATTCACaatgtttatttttgaaacgtgaTACTAACcgtaaatataattttaaatttttttaaaaagtaatttttaaaagtttaaagatattttaaagtattaatgaaaattttaaaatgtgaaacatattttttaaagttaaaaaatatattttaatcataattttttaaagatgggtttgaagttttttagtttaaaaatatttttttatataaaattaaaaattttaagattatttttattaatttagccgaattttcgaaaaattactaactaaaatctttttGAGAAGCACTTTACACGTGGGTATTTATTCTCCCACGGCTGACGTGGACTTAGGTTGGTCCGATTACACGTGGGTATTTATtattcatgaatattttttcctctttgatATTCCTGTGCGTGAGCGACCATGAGATTCGGGTAAGGTGCCTATCGTACGGTCCATTTACAGTCCAAGAAGGGGCATATACGTCATTTGGAACAACGTACGAACACGTGGACTGTCTTAAATGGTTTCACATTGATAACGTTGACTTCGAGAAGTAGATAAACAAAATTTCCCGCCAGATTTTATTTGACAACGGAAAAGGCCAAATGCGCCTACAGCATTTCCCGACCGACTGACCGAATTTAGAAACTGTCAAATTCTGATAAAATACACGTGTCGTGATTTGATTTGTGAACCAAATTAACGGTATGTGATTCATGGAGAGTCCAATCACCAAATTAAGGAGTTTTAAGTAAGTAGTAATTTCCAACCGTTAATTTCGTCTTCATCATTATATGATACAAGAAGAATTAGGCATCATTATGCTTTTTATGTATGGAAAGTGTTTCGTTCCATTTTTAGATATTACAAGTCGATCGAACttaccaaaatcaaaatttcaggGTTTACTACGTCACGTAATCTTTTGAATGCACAGATAGTTacatttttgttgttaaagATTCTTTCTTAGTGTtgaatgttgaggattattggaagTGAGTCacacgttggttaatttagtgaaaaATCATaagttatgctcaaagtgaacaatatcataccattgtggagagatgtgattcctaacctagtatcagagtcatgccctaaacttagccatgtcaatagaatcctcaaatatcgaataaagaattgtgagcctcgaaagtaTAGTCAAGCTTCGATTAAGGGAAGACTATCTCCATATTTGCAGTATTCGTGTACTTATCTATTTTTGCCCAATTCACCAAACTCCAGGCTAGTGGGCTAAACGCTGAGCTAATGAATGACTGTCTTGGTTAATTTtggaaaacattaaattttagcGGAACACTCAATGTCTAtacaattatatgatattattcatttCTGATATACGTCCTCGTTATTTTAGTTTTGGTTTTCATAATATCTCATATCAATAAAGATATTATCTTTCACTTACATTATCTCTggctgcaaaaagaaaaaattataatatggtgtattatttaatttggaaaTTAGGTCGGGGCAAGCatttgggaaaaaaaattctttatattttcaataaagatttaattaattgtaataataaaataaaactatttattttctttttaattcatttatttatgatgtttttaattgaagtaattagcttttaaacaataattaatgttttattaataatttaattggaaaagtatatattataaatgcaCATATTACATTACCATATACAATTTgggtttgaaatattttatgcaTCATATCGTCTATATCTACCTATCATATCGTCTATATCTACCTAAAATTAGTAGTGCGTTTAActaattaaagatatatttattaagacattatatattcttaatatgAATTAAGAGTTTACGTGATTAATGTTCTAATTTTTAGGCTTAAATTCGCTAACCATAATTAACGAtagcaaaaaataaatttatcttaacttttttttttttttgtagtacAGTTTAATTAGAGATATTCATTTAACTGACCGATACTCATTTCAAATGGGATAAAGAATCTTTGTTTAAACAGAAAACACGAGGGAGTGGAAAGAAATTTATAGTAAATGAAAacaagggagtggattatATTTTCTGTCCCCGCTCCACCCTCAAACTGATTTGAACAATACATCTAGTTAATTAGTAAAATTCTAAAGAATATGTAGATAaggtaattaaaataattgaaatgttAACTAACCCTACACGAATATTAAACGTATTTGCATAGCAAGTAGTTCTCTATCACGACTTTAAAACATCTATCACTCCACCTTTGATGACTAAATCCGATGTACATGTCACATCAACTAAGCTATAAACAATCTTGGACGTGTTTACCATTTTGATTTTCGAGATAGAATCAAATCTTTCTTTAATAACATAAAACgtgaaaattattttggaaatagaatcaattctttctttaatAACCTAAAACGtgaaaattgtttaaaatatttatgaaacgaAAGAGAATAGTCAAAGTAAGGGTAAGTTTTGCCATCAAAATCAAcccataaatttattaattattatattctcCCAACTTCTATCTTCCACTCCACTTGACTTAAAAAgagtttatatttaataaatcaaatttatcaagattttttaaatataaaattaaaaattaaaggacttacaaaaaagacaaaaa is part of the Cucurbita pepo subsp. pepo cultivar mu-cu-16 chromosome LG03, ASM280686v2, whole genome shotgun sequence genome and encodes:
- the LOC111790581 gene encoding carbonic anhydrase 2-like isoform X1, with product MASINTCLHSLRSLNKPSSSSSSSSSNVRPCVSAKLNNPSPSVPNLIQNRPVFAAPSPLITPTWTEDMGNGSYEEAIQALEKLLREKGDLKATATSKVEQITAELKTPDGGKPPFDPVERIKSGFIHFKKEKYDKNPELYGELAKGQSPKFMVFACSDSRVCPSHVLDFQPGEAFVVRNVANLVPPYDQSKFSGTGSAIEYAVLHLKVQYIVVIGHSACGGIKGLMTFPFDGNYSTDFIEEWVKIGLPAKAKVKSQHGGADLGEMCGHCEKEAVGVSLGNLLTYPFVRDGLVNGTLGLKGGHYDFVNGTFELWGLDFSFTPSLSVKDVATILHWKL
- the LOC111790581 gene encoding carbonic anhydrase 2-like isoform X2, giving the protein MASINTCLHSLRSLNKPSSSSSSSSSNVRPCVSAKLNNPSPSVPNLIQNRPVFAAPSPLITPTWTEDMGNGSYEEAIQALEKLLREKGDLKATATSKVEQITAELKTPDGGKPPFDPVERIKSGFIHFKKEKYDKNPELYGELAKGQSPKFMVFACSDSRVCPSHVLDFQPGEAFVVRNVANLVPPYDQSKFSGTGSAIEYAVLHLKVQYIVVIGHSACGGIKGLMTFPFDGNYSTDFIEEWVKIGLPAKAKVKSQHGGADLGEMCGHCEKEAVGVSLGNLLTYPFVRDGLVNGTLGLKGGHYDFVNGTFELWGLDFSFTPSLSV